The Nitratidesulfovibrio sp. SRB-5 genome includes a window with the following:
- a CDS encoding UvrD-helicase domain-containing protein, which yields MQQFRADLHIHSRFSRATSGRLNARHLAAWARVKGLDVLGTGDFTHPRWRAELAEQLVPDEASGLYRLRDPRGLDAELPEYAGKPLAGRTLFMLQAEISSIYKRGGKVRKVHNLVYVPDMDAADRLSRRLAEVGNIESDGRPILGLDSRNLLEMVLETHPQAFLVPAHIWTPWFALFGSKSGFDSVAECFGDLSSEIFAMETGLSSDPEMNWLWSELDRFALISNSDAHSGENLGREANLFSGEIGYESILRSLKGQGIGGRFLGTLEFFPEEGKYHLDGHRKCGVVMEPRETRARGGLCPVCGKPVTVGVLHRVVELADRETPIQSPGQQGYLSLIPLPEILGELLGVGAKSRKVAEQHARCVARFGSELNILQDVPEAELSRFWEPLGEGIARMRRREVLRQSGYDGEYGVVRVFTDKERASIQRRSVVGGLPLLEGMGVPAAPRADDGKTAPRATGKGRKGKGADRPSLLDGLGGQPDAAAGAARSGLSDAAARPAPAAEPDFEFSPDPSAPGPSGASGLPDAPEADDGPPPPAFAAFSAPRPPEGATVRFNPAQRRALVAGPQPVLVLAGPGTGKTRTLVGRVLHLVETGIDARRILAVTFTRRAAAEMDERLATALGEDAPLPRTDTLHALAFEYWHRATPTPPVLLSEEAARRVFAEANPDEPAQRLREAWEAIGVCREKIRSCLAEHAPLLARYTEQKAAWNLADYTDLLEFWLDQMQNSIYASPWRHVLVDEIQDLSPLQLTLVRALAPRGGAGFFGIGDPDQSIYGFRGAHGDVAAFLREAWPDLSVVALEENYRSSARILDFAGGLMQGRSACGPLRAARDLPGELHLFEAPTAEGEAAWIGEQIRGLIGATSHSLLDAGHGRARRGTVLDEGGFSPGDIAVLVRVKSLIPQLQRTLTRFGVPCAVPEAEAFWADQRVALILGAAGRMLGIGSTSSPAGPALPAGLSHRRLVAEGVHPSLADRLRLDASPFPMHRGGDAADNAHGAPGAPETPAATGSPAVSGSPDGSDGPEASGAAIDPSGGEVPLRPDAEIPARDTPHEVDCPPKVLARGPLGVAAYLRETPPFDDLFWQSSAFRALSRAYDTHGGWAGLMNWISLQSELELVRRGSEKVQIMSLHAAKGLEFRAVFLPALEDGIMPFAGAGTLTGKPQRDGASPDTRTDMDEERRLLYVGMTRASEGLFLSCAARRQLYGRELRLKPSRFLDDVPLEGLRRSMLVQHQKRKERQLSLM from the coding sequence ATGCAGCAGTTCCGGGCCGACCTGCACATCCATTCCCGCTTTTCGCGCGCCACCAGCGGGCGGCTCAACGCCCGCCATCTGGCCGCGTGGGCGCGGGTGAAGGGGCTGGACGTGCTCGGCACCGGCGACTTCACGCACCCCAGGTGGCGCGCGGAACTGGCCGAACAGCTGGTGCCGGACGAAGCCAGCGGCCTGTACCGCCTGCGCGACCCGCGCGGGCTGGACGCCGAACTGCCCGAATACGCGGGCAAGCCGTTGGCCGGGCGCACCCTGTTCATGCTCCAGGCCGAAATCAGCAGCATCTACAAGCGCGGCGGCAAGGTGCGCAAGGTGCACAACCTTGTCTACGTGCCCGACATGGACGCCGCCGACCGCCTGTCGCGCCGCCTGGCAGAGGTGGGCAACATCGAATCCGACGGGCGGCCCATCCTTGGCCTGGATTCGCGCAACCTGCTGGAAATGGTGCTGGAAACGCACCCGCAGGCCTTTCTGGTGCCCGCGCACATCTGGACGCCGTGGTTCGCCCTGTTCGGCTCGAAGTCGGGCTTCGATTCGGTGGCGGAATGCTTCGGCGACCTGTCGTCCGAAATCTTCGCCATGGAAACGGGCCTGTCGTCCGACCCGGAGATGAACTGGCTGTGGAGCGAACTGGACCGCTTTGCGCTCATCTCCAATTCCGACGCGCATTCCGGGGAAAACCTGGGGCGCGAGGCCAACCTGTTCTCCGGCGAGATCGGCTACGAAAGCATCCTGCGCAGCCTGAAGGGGCAGGGCATCGGCGGGCGCTTTCTGGGCACGCTGGAATTCTTTCCCGAGGAAGGCAAATACCATCTGGACGGCCACCGCAAGTGCGGCGTGGTCATGGAGCCGCGCGAAACCCGCGCCCGCGGCGGGCTGTGCCCGGTGTGCGGCAAGCCGGTGACCGTGGGCGTGCTGCACCGGGTGGTGGAACTGGCCGACCGCGAAACGCCCATCCAGTCGCCGGGGCAGCAGGGCTACCTTTCGCTCATCCCCTTGCCGGAAATCCTGGGCGAGTTGCTGGGCGTGGGCGCCAAGAGCCGCAAGGTGGCGGAACAGCACGCCCGGTGCGTGGCCCGCTTCGGCTCGGAACTGAACATCCTGCAGGACGTGCCCGAGGCAGAACTTTCCCGGTTCTGGGAACCGCTGGGCGAAGGCATTGCCCGCATGCGGCGGCGCGAGGTGCTGCGCCAGTCGGGCTACGACGGCGAGTACGGCGTGGTGCGCGTGTTCACGGACAAGGAGCGCGCCTCCATCCAGCGCCGCTCGGTGGTGGGCGGCCTGCCGCTGCTGGAAGGCATGGGCGTGCCCGCCGCCCCGCGCGCGGACGACGGAAAAACCGCCCCCCGCGCCACTGGCAAGGGCAGGAAGGGCAAGGGCGCGGATCGCCCCTCGCTGCTGGATGGATTGGGCGGCCAGCCTGATGCTGCTGCCGGGGCTGCCCGATCCGGCCTGTCTGACGCGGCGGCGCGGCCTGCCCCCGCTGCCGAGCCGGACTTCGAATTTTCGCCGGATCCGTCCGCGCCCGGCCCCTCTGGCGCATCGGGCCTGCCCGACGCTCCCGAAGCCGACGACGGCCCTCCGCCGCCCGCCTTTGCCGCGTTCAGCGCGCCCCGCCCGCCGGAAGGCGCCACCGTGCGCTTCAACCCCGCCCAGCGCCGCGCCCTGGTCGCCGGTCCGCAGCCGGTGCTGGTGCTGGCCGGTCCGGGCACGGGCAAGACCCGCACGCTGGTGGGCCGGGTGCTGCATCTGGTGGAAACGGGCATCGACGCCCGGCGCATCCTGGCCGTCACCTTCACCCGCCGCGCGGCGGCGGAAATGGACGAGCGCCTCGCCACCGCCCTTGGCGAGGACGCCCCCCTGCCGCGCACCGATACCCTGCACGCCCTGGCCTTCGAATACTGGCACCGGGCCACGCCCACGCCGCCGGTGCTGCTTTCGGAAGAGGCGGCCCGCCGCGTGTTCGCGGAAGCCAACCCCGACGAGCCCGCCCAGCGCCTGCGCGAGGCGTGGGAGGCCATCGGGGTGTGCCGCGAGAAGATTCGTTCGTGCCTTGCGGAGCACGCCCCGCTGCTGGCCCGCTACACCGAGCAGAAGGCGGCCTGGAATCTGGCCGACTACACCGATCTGCTGGAATTCTGGCTGGATCAGATGCAGAACAGCATCTACGCCAGCCCATGGCGGCACGTGCTGGTGGACGAGATCCAGGATCTTTCGCCCCTGCAACTGACGCTGGTGCGGGCGCTGGCCCCGCGCGGCGGGGCGGGCTTTTTCGGCATCGGCGACCCGGACCAGTCCATCTACGGCTTCCGGGGCGCGCACGGCGACGTGGCCGCCTTCCTGCGCGAGGCGTGGCCCGACCTTTCCGTGGTGGCGCTGGAGGAAAACTACCGTTCCTCGGCGCGCATCCTCGACTTCGCGGGCGGGCTGATGCAGGGCCGCTCGGCCTGCGGCCCGCTGCGCGCCGCGCGCGACCTGCCCGGCGAACTGCACCTGTTCGAGGCGCCCACGGCGGAAGGCGAGGCGGCCTGGATCGGCGAGCAGATTCGCGGCCTCATCGGGGCCACCAGCCATTCGCTGCTGGACGCCGGGCATGGCCGGGCGCGTCGGGGCACGGTGCTGGACGAGGGCGGGTTCAGCCCCGGCGACATCGCCGTGCTGGTCCGCGTCAAATCGCTGATTCCCCAGTTGCAGCGCACCCTGACCCGCTTCGGCGTGCCCTGCGCCGTGCCCGAGGCCGAGGCCTTCTGGGCCGACCAGCGGGTGGCGCTCATCCTGGGGGCTGCCGGGCGCATGCTGGGCATCGGGTCCACGTCGTCCCCCGCTGGTCCGGCGCTGCCCGCCGGGCTCAGCCACCGCCGTCTGGTGGCGGAAGGGGTGCATCCCTCGCTGGCAGACCGGCTGAGGCTGGATGCGTCGCCGTTCCCCATGCATCGCGGCGGGGACGCGGCTGACAATGCCCACGGTGCGCCCGGTGCGCCGGAGACTCCCGCTGCCACTGGCTCGCCCGCCGTGTCTGGATCGCCTGATGGTTCCGATGGCCCCGAGGCCTCCGGTGCCGCCATCGACCCCTCAGGCGGCGAGGTCCCCCTGCGCCCCGACGCGGAAATTCCCGCGCGCGACACGCCGCACGAGGTGGACTGTCCGCCCAAGGTGCTGGCCCGCGGCCCGCTGGGCGTGGCCGCCTACCTGCGCGAAACCCCGCCCTTCGACGACCTGTTCTGGCAGTCCTCGGCCTTCCGGGCGCTGTCCCGCGCCTACGACACCCATGGCGGCTGGGCCGGGCTGATGAACTGGATCAGCCTGCAAAGCGAGCTGGAACTGGTGCGGCGCGGCAGCGAGAAGGTGCAGATCATGAGCCTGCACGCGGCCAAGGGGCTGGAGTTTCGCGCGGTGTTCCTGCCCGCGCTGGAGGACGGCATCATGCCCTTCGCCGGGGCGGGCACCCTGACCGGCAAGCCCCAACGCGACGGCGCCAGCCCCGACACCCGTACCGACATGGACGAGGAACGCCGCCTGCTCTACGTGGGCATGACCCGCGCCTCCGAGGGGCTGTTCCTCAGCTGCGCCGCGCGCCGCCAGCTGTATGGCCGCGAACTGCGCCTGAAGCCTTCGCGCTTTCTGGACGACGTGCCGCTGGAAGGGCTGCGCCGCTCCATGCTGGTGCAGCACCAGAAGCGCAAGGAACGCCAGCTGTCGCTGATGTGA
- the cbiR gene encoding cobamide remodeling phosphodiesterase CbiR has translation MHVPQALTASPRLLSRTVAAPSWVVAGNVHDNCAFLSEKVHEVGLCLFEAEACLAYTDADLPPALAALPLTWHAHLPVDLDWGAGPHGAPGAGAARVCGLLLDRVAFLGAHRAVLHPPTPQQAEAAGFSGADGPARLLAAFLREWTRHGRDPACLLLENIAGQDLTDLLPVIGDGNCKVCLDMGHVLTYGQHRLPASAALLERVGMVHVHAPGGMDRHRALTELTAEEAAWAARVLPALPPDAVLMVEVFAWDGVLASLPVLERLLDGEPA, from the coding sequence ATGCACGTTCCGCAGGCCCTTACCGCATCGCCTCGGCTTCTGTCCAGAACCGTAGCGGCCCCTTCGTGGGTGGTTGCGGGCAACGTCCATGATAATTGCGCATTTCTTTCGGAAAAAGTGCACGAGGTGGGACTGTGCCTGTTCGAGGCCGAAGCCTGCCTTGCCTACACCGACGCCGACCTGCCCCCGGCGCTGGCCGCGCTGCCCCTGACCTGGCACGCCCACCTGCCGGTGGATCTGGACTGGGGGGCCGGGCCGCACGGTGCGCCCGGCGCGGGCGCGGCGCGGGTGTGCGGGCTGCTGCTGGACCGGGTGGCTTTTCTGGGCGCGCACCGCGCGGTGCTGCACCCGCCCACGCCGCAGCAGGCCGAGGCTGCGGGTTTTTCCGGTGCGGACGGCCCGGCCCGGCTGCTGGCGGCCTTTCTGCGCGAATGGACCCGCCACGGTCGCGACCCGGCCTGCCTGCTGCTGGAAAACATCGCCGGGCAGGACCTGACGGACCTGCTGCCGGTCATCGGCGACGGAAACTGCAAGGTGTGTCTGGACATGGGCCATGTCCTGACCTACGGTCAGCATAGGTTGCCCGCATCCGCAGCACTGCTGGAGCGGGTGGGCATGGTGCACGTGCATGCCCCCGGCGGCATGGACCGCCACCGCGCCCTCACCGAACTGACGGCGGAAGAAGCCGCCTGGGCCGCGAGGGTGTTGCCCGCCCTGCCGCCGGACGCGGTGCTGATGGTGGAGGTGTTCGCCTGGGACGGGGTGCTGGCCTCGCTGCCGGTGCTGGAACGCCTGCTGGACGGGGAGCCAGCCTGA